A part of Terriglobus roseus genomic DNA contains:
- a CDS encoding CHRD domain-containing protein: MALQCTGDFMSSSQRRFIFVVGLALLLVANPVSASGRKKELRSSPEPLAKVYLFKADLDGAIALPGNSEPASGDVAATYDAETHVLRFNARFLNLSGPATNAKFFSAAAIDRVGWATVAAARPDARLVTGTAWLDQEEEQELLAGRWYFNVATEKHPNGEIRGAVRLVNKTNE; encoded by the coding sequence TTGGCATTGCAATGCACAGGTGATTTCATGTCATCGTCTCAACGACGTTTCATATTTGTTGTAGGCCTTGCACTACTACTGGTTGCAAATCCGGTATCTGCCAGCGGAAGGAAGAAGGAACTCCGATCGTCTCCGGAACCGCTAGCGAAAGTGTATTTATTCAAAGCCGATCTGGATGGCGCAATCGCTTTGCCAGGTAATAGCGAGCCAGCAAGCGGAGACGTAGCCGCCACCTATGATGCGGAAACCCATGTTTTGCGATTTAATGCGCGTTTCCTCAACCTTTCTGGGCCGGCGACGAACGCGAAGTTCTTTTCGGCAGCGGCTATTGATCGAGTGGGGTGGGCCACGGTGGCAGCGGCGCGGCCGGACGCAAGGTTGGTAACGGGAACCGCGTGGCTTGATCAGGAAGAAGAACAGGAGCTTCTTGCAGGGCGTTGGTATTTCAATGTGGCAACCGAAAAGCATCCGAACGGTGAAATTCGCGGAGCCGTACGGTTAGTAAACAAAACGAATGAGTGA
- a CDS encoding TlpA family protein disulfide reductase, whose translation MAKTHHVVSTTREVTMKTMLKYTGVAIALAGLGTTAALAQNPTKSIDGRWDAALVRPNGETVPFRLDISGSGNNVKGTFYNGFQPFDSTTGGSFANNELTLNIDHYLTAIHAKLNGDQLAGDVSTQNRASTAAYQFKATRHVDENVNVSNVPQIGGAYILPLETPSSKGEKAFHFIVEQRGAEVAATILRVDGDTGAYTGTYHDGKWRLSHFDGSRPGVIEVTPQADGTLAVEQNPGSKPSVQKAVAEKTASAKAYGEEPPVDSRYTPKLVAYREDVARAKGLPQPENYSTHTTVRDQNEKFAFNFPDVNGKLISEDDPRFKGKVVVAVVTGTWCPNCHDEAQYLVQLDKKYRDKGLAIVALDFEEPEQQSGLEREKAFVKQYGVDYTYLIAGAPAEMWEKVPQAVNLNTWPATLFIGRDGHVKSVHSGFASPASGKFNDELKAEFTATIEKLLAEKPAQQTASVGIQVIHEGE comes from the coding sequence ATGGCTAAGACACACCACGTTGTATCAACCACTCGCGAGGTCACTATGAAGACGATGCTGAAATACACAGGTGTTGCGATTGCCTTGGCAGGATTGGGCACAACCGCAGCGTTGGCACAGAACCCAACAAAGTCAATTGATGGTCGATGGGATGCTGCCCTGGTTCGACCGAATGGAGAGACTGTTCCGTTCCGGCTGGACATTTCTGGCAGTGGGAACAACGTCAAAGGCACTTTTTACAACGGATTCCAGCCGTTCGATAGTACGACCGGCGGTTCCTTTGCGAACAATGAACTAACGCTCAACATCGATCACTATCTCACTGCGATCCACGCCAAGTTAAACGGAGATCAGCTTGCAGGCGATGTCTCCACACAGAATCGTGCCTCGACCGCAGCGTATCAGTTCAAAGCCACCCGTCATGTAGATGAGAACGTGAATGTCTCAAACGTGCCACAGATTGGTGGAGCTTACATCCTGCCACTGGAAACACCTTCTTCGAAGGGCGAAAAGGCCTTCCACTTTATTGTGGAGCAGAGAGGTGCAGAGGTTGCTGCGACAATCCTTCGCGTCGATGGAGATACCGGCGCGTATACCGGAACTTATCACGATGGTAAGTGGCGTTTAAGTCATTTTGATGGTTCTCGCCCCGGTGTTATCGAAGTGACTCCACAAGCCGATGGTACGCTTGCGGTGGAGCAGAACCCCGGTTCGAAGCCGTCGGTGCAAAAGGCTGTTGCGGAGAAAACCGCGAGTGCCAAGGCATATGGTGAGGAGCCACCTGTCGATAGCCGCTATACGCCGAAGCTTGTGGCCTATCGTGAAGATGTTGCACGCGCAAAGGGCTTGCCGCAGCCTGAGAACTACAGCACTCATACGACTGTTCGCGATCAAAACGAGAAGTTCGCGTTTAACTTTCCCGACGTGAACGGAAAGCTAATATCCGAGGACGATCCGCGCTTCAAAGGCAAGGTGGTTGTTGCAGTTGTGACTGGTACGTGGTGCCCGAACTGCCACGACGAGGCGCAGTACCTTGTTCAGCTGGACAAGAAGTACCGGGACAAGGGACTAGCGATTGTTGCGTTGGATTTCGAGGAACCAGAGCAGCAGAGCGGCTTGGAGCGCGAGAAGGCTTTTGTGAAGCAGTATGGTGTGGATTACACCTACCTCATCGCAGGAGCACCCGCAGAGATGTGGGAGAAGGTGCCGCAGGCGGTCAACTTAAACACATGGCCTGCTACGTTGTTCATTGGGCGTGATGGTCACGTGAAGTCAGTGCATTCAGGTTTCGCATCGCCTGCCAGCGGTAAGTTCAATGATGAGCTGAAAGCAGAGTTCACCGCCACCATCGAGAAGCTATTGGCAGAAAAGCCCGCCCAGCAGACGGCATCTGTTGGGATCCAGGTAATTCACGAAGGCGAGTAG
- a CDS encoding sulfatase, translated as MDSIGKQFDRRQFVQGGAAAALGAAVAPNLARALPIEEEAPAKDGKKPNLIFLYTEGQRWDCLSSAGHPLLKTPNMDRIAHEGVKFENAFCTNALCAPARASAMTGMWSRSTGALDNKTVNTPLPSDIPVFTDYLLEAGYETCVVGKVHMRNGMKEKHWDYYLGVNAPATNYYKPKMAEGKNGKIGPVQVWNEGYCDDFVTDRVLDWLKQPREKPFALLLWYMTPHAPYFRARRHLDLYNGVKIPKPASFDDDLKGYPGKPTPFKTADNKIGTTDTGDAVRSIEELCKDYYSGLVAIDENVGRIFKHLDDTKAMDDTAVIHSSDHGYLLGEWRLFDKRLMHEPSIRVPMAIRYPNRVKAGAVKKEMVLDVDIAPTVMDLVGLPIPKQFQGRSMLDVVDNKGPAWRKEWLYDYYEFPGAENVAPHRGVRTDTHKFIQWYTQSPQEFELYDLKNDPNEAHNLYGDPKYAAIQKDLEARLAKLLTEIPERKA; from the coding sequence ATGGATTCGATCGGCAAGCAGTTTGATAGGCGACAGTTTGTTCAGGGAGGCGCAGCGGCGGCACTGGGTGCAGCAGTAGCACCAAACCTCGCACGGGCACTTCCCATAGAGGAAGAAGCACCTGCGAAAGATGGCAAGAAGCCAAACCTGATCTTCCTGTACACAGAAGGACAGCGTTGGGACTGCCTTAGCAGTGCGGGTCACCCCCTGCTGAAAACTCCAAACATGGATCGCATTGCACACGAAGGTGTGAAGTTTGAAAACGCCTTCTGCACGAACGCACTCTGCGCCCCAGCACGTGCCTCCGCCATGACGGGCATGTGGTCACGCTCCACCGGAGCTCTGGACAACAAGACAGTCAACACACCGCTGCCATCCGACATTCCCGTCTTCACCGACTATCTGCTCGAAGCCGGTTACGAAACCTGCGTTGTTGGCAAGGTACACATGCGTAACGGCATGAAGGAAAAGCACTGGGATTACTACTTGGGCGTAAATGCTCCGGCGACGAACTATTACAAGCCGAAGATGGCCGAAGGAAAGAATGGCAAGATCGGTCCAGTCCAAGTGTGGAACGAAGGCTACTGCGATGACTTCGTCACGGATCGCGTTCTCGACTGGCTGAAGCAGCCTCGCGAGAAACCATTCGCCCTGCTCCTCTGGTACATGACACCGCATGCACCGTACTTCCGTGCGCGCCGCCATCTCGACCTGTACAACGGCGTGAAGATTCCCAAGCCCGCATCGTTCGATGACGACCTCAAGGGATATCCCGGCAAGCCCACTCCGTTCAAGACAGCGGACAACAAGATTGGCACCACGGACACCGGCGATGCCGTGCGCTCCATCGAAGAACTATGCAAGGACTACTACTCCGGTCTTGTTGCCATCGACGAGAACGTGGGGCGCATCTTCAAGCACCTAGACGACACCAAGGCGATGGATGACACTGCCGTCATTCACAGTTCAGACCACGGGTATCTCTTGGGTGAGTGGCGCCTGTTCGACAAGCGCCTGATGCACGAACCATCCATCCGCGTTCCCATGGCCATCCGTTATCCCAACCGCGTGAAAGCCGGTGCGGTGAAGAAGGAGATGGTGTTGGACGTCGACATTGCTCCCACGGTCATGGACCTTGTTGGTCTTCCAATCCCCAAGCAGTTCCAGGGCCGGTCCATGTTGGACGTTGTAGACAACAAGGGCCCGGCATGGCGCAAGGAATGGCTTTATGACTACTACGAGTTCCCAGGCGCGGAAAACGTAGCACCACACCGCGGTGTGCGTACGGACACACACAAGTTCATTCAGTGGTATACGCAATCGCCTCAGGAATTTGAACTCTACGACCTTAAGAACGATCCCAACGAGGCCCATAACCTTTATGGCGATCCGAAATATGCCGCGATTCAGAAAGACCTCGAGGCCCGACTCGCAAAGCTTCTAACGGAAATTCCGGAAAGAAAAGCTTAA
- a CDS encoding TonB-dependent receptor — protein MPIGLAAVTALPSAAQVVTASLRGTVQDPAGAPIANAQVKVVNTATNVATEAHTDENGRFVFASLEPGGPYTLSIAAPGFKTNQRTGITLTVSQVADIQVPLQIGSASETVEVQADVPQIETSTGAISGLVENRSIVNLPLNQRNPYALVFLLPGSVGSVGTAYNSSNISINGGRPGSADILVDGIPASPPLANPINGFAVFPSVDAVDEFKVLTNGYSAEFGRSGSGIINLILKSGTNKPHGSLYDFVRNSAMDANDWFSKLNNRALPQFTRNQFGGSIQAPVVIPHLYNGRDKTFFLFSYEGLRQGTGTSTNMVVPTVAERTGDFSASGLPVIYDPTTTVAVGSAYTRTAFAGNMIPKTRLDPVAQNIVKYWPLPNIANAAYGANNYFATGVNQVNINTYDAKVDQVFNERNSMFARYSGRRLSQPATLFEDPSIAVAQNNAGQQPQNSNSVAVDYTRTQSPTLVFEARYGYSRVALDFRSVSDGFDPSANLGMPSYISANADHLQFPGIAPANYQGLGSAGQGTTRHAGYEAHLLGLNITKVKGNHVLKFGGEGRLMRANDTESGNSVGGFSFPKTHTQQNPNNAVGGDGFASFLLGLGTGTMTINSKDGATQSFYYAGYIQDDWKANSKLTLNLGLRWDVEIPRTERHDRMEVFDPSATSPLASVYSGAKGGLRFMGVNGASRRQFEPRWKDWAPRFGFAYQVDSKTAIRGAYGIYFNPSMRAAAATIGNVGFSASTTFDAVPGNVTLSGATLSNPFPNGIAKPVGSSQGLSTAIGQTFETPLAGDNKVGYTQSYDLDVQRQLPWSVLVEAAYVGSHGVHLNRAGENDFLLNQLPISVVQQYGTGLQQSVSNPFYGTITTGTLSTQTIARRYLLAPFPQYVQVQGSYPTGGFSQYDSFQLKVTKRAAHGLTLLLAFTGSKLFDNYSNISNVGNQAGGIQDIYNAAGDRAVSANDVSHKLTISGVYELPFGRGKHFGGNWNPFVDAFLGGWQANGIYTQQSGFPLAITTQDTSQAGGNVLRPNLTGQDPRTHGPISQRLGTANHKANGAYINPAAFSQPAAFTFGNAPRTISNLRAPSYENVDFSLFKNFTLKNELKLQIRGEAFNALNQVVFGSPVTNLSNAQFGQISAQSNTPRQLQFAAKLLF, from the coding sequence TTGCCGATTGGTCTAGCTGCTGTGACGGCGCTTCCTTCTGCAGCGCAGGTAGTTACAGCTTCTTTGCGTGGAACGGTTCAGGATCCTGCGGGCGCACCCATTGCGAATGCGCAAGTGAAGGTCGTTAACACAGCCACCAACGTTGCCACGGAGGCGCATACCGACGAGAACGGACGATTCGTCTTCGCCTCGCTGGAACCCGGCGGGCCCTACACACTGTCGATTGCTGCTCCGGGCTTCAAGACGAACCAGCGTACCGGCATCACCCTCACGGTAAGCCAGGTCGCTGATATCCAGGTGCCGCTTCAGATTGGTTCGGCCTCTGAGACCGTGGAGGTTCAGGCGGACGTCCCTCAGATTGAGACATCTACGGGTGCTATATCCGGATTGGTGGAGAATCGCAGCATCGTCAATCTCCCGTTGAACCAGCGCAACCCCTATGCACTGGTATTCCTCCTGCCGGGATCGGTTGGCAGTGTGGGAACGGCATACAACTCATCCAACATCTCCATCAATGGTGGTCGCCCGGGCAGCGCGGACATTCTGGTGGACGGCATTCCAGCATCGCCTCCTCTTGCAAACCCGATCAACGGCTTTGCTGTATTCCCATCCGTCGACGCTGTAGATGAGTTCAAAGTCCTGACGAACGGCTACAGCGCCGAGTTTGGTCGCAGCGGCAGCGGCATCATCAATCTGATTCTCAAGTCGGGTACAAACAAGCCACACGGCAGCTTGTATGACTTCGTGCGCAACTCGGCGATGGATGCGAACGACTGGTTCAGCAAGCTGAATAACCGCGCGCTTCCGCAGTTCACTCGAAATCAGTTTGGTGGAAGCATCCAGGCTCCTGTAGTGATCCCGCATCTGTACAACGGACGCGACAAGACCTTCTTCCTGTTCTCGTATGAAGGTTTGAGGCAGGGAACGGGAACATCCACAAACATGGTGGTGCCCACTGTAGCAGAGCGCACCGGCGATTTCTCAGCCAGCGGCCTTCCCGTAATCTATGACCCGACGACGACAGTGGCTGTTGGTAGCGCTTATACGCGCACAGCCTTTGCCGGCAACATGATCCCGAAAACCCGCCTCGATCCGGTGGCGCAAAACATTGTGAAGTACTGGCCGCTTCCGAATATTGCGAACGCTGCCTATGGAGCGAACAACTACTTCGCAACCGGCGTTAACCAGGTCAACATCAACACGTATGACGCGAAGGTGGACCAGGTCTTCAACGAACGCAACAGCATGTTCGCGCGCTATTCCGGCCGCCGACTTTCGCAGCCCGCAACGCTATTTGAGGATCCATCGATAGCCGTCGCGCAAAACAATGCAGGACAGCAACCGCAGAATTCCAACTCTGTTGCGGTAGATTACACTCGCACGCAGTCGCCTACGTTGGTGTTTGAAGCCCGTTACGGCTACTCACGCGTGGCGCTGGATTTCCGCTCGGTCAGCGATGGTTTCGATCCGTCGGCAAATCTCGGTATGCCCAGCTATATCTCAGCGAACGCTGATCATCTGCAGTTCCCGGGTATTGCTCCGGCAAATTATCAAGGATTGGGCAGCGCCGGGCAGGGAACTACGCGCCATGCAGGTTATGAAGCGCATCTCCTAGGCTTGAACATCACCAAGGTCAAGGGCAACCATGTCCTGAAGTTCGGTGGAGAAGGACGCCTTATGCGGGCGAATGATACCGAATCTGGTAATTCCGTTGGAGGCTTCTCGTTCCCCAAGACGCACACACAACAGAACCCCAATAATGCTGTAGGCGGTGATGGTTTTGCCAGCTTCCTCTTGGGGCTTGGCACAGGCACCATGACTATCAACAGCAAGGATGGCGCGACGCAGAGCTTTTACTATGCGGGCTACATACAGGACGACTGGAAGGCGAATTCGAAGCTGACCCTGAATTTGGGATTGCGTTGGGATGTGGAGATCCCGCGCACCGAACGTCATGATCGCATGGAGGTCTTCGATCCCAGTGCAACATCTCCTCTGGCGTCGGTGTATTCAGGAGCTAAAGGTGGTCTACGGTTTATGGGCGTGAACGGCGCAAGCCGCCGTCAGTTTGAGCCTCGCTGGAAGGACTGGGCACCCCGCTTCGGATTTGCCTATCAGGTGGATTCAAAGACGGCCATCCGCGGCGCCTATGGCATCTATTTCAATCCGTCGATGCGCGCCGCTGCTGCGACCATTGGCAACGTAGGTTTCAGCGCTTCAACGACCTTTGACGCGGTTCCGGGTAACGTAACACTTTCCGGAGCAACGCTTAGCAATCCCTTCCCGAATGGCATTGCTAAGCCTGTTGGTAGCTCGCAGGGACTGTCCACGGCGATTGGGCAGACGTTTGAAACGCCGTTAGCGGGCGACAACAAGGTGGGCTACACCCAGAGCTATGACCTGGATGTGCAACGGCAGTTGCCTTGGTCTGTGTTGGTGGAAGCAGCGTACGTGGGAAGCCACGGTGTTCACTTGAATCGTGCGGGTGAAAACGACTTCCTTCTGAACCAGCTACCCATCTCCGTCGTGCAGCAATACGGAACGGGACTGCAGCAGTCAGTTTCTAACCCCTTCTATGGAACGATCACCACTGGAACACTTTCGACGCAGACCATTGCGCGACGGTATCTTCTGGCACCGTTTCCTCAGTATGTGCAGGTGCAGGGGTCGTACCCAACCGGCGGTTTCAGCCAATACGATTCGTTTCAGTTGAAGGTGACCAAACGCGCCGCACACGGACTCACACTGCTGCTGGCATTCACAGGTTCGAAGTTATTTGATAACTACTCGAACATCTCAAACGTTGGCAATCAGGCCGGTGGCATACAGGACATCTACAACGCTGCTGGTGACCGCGCAGTATCTGCTAACGATGTCTCGCATAAGCTGACCATCAGTGGTGTCTACGAGCTTCCGTTTGGACGAGGCAAGCACTTCGGTGGCAATTGGAATCCCTTCGTGGATGCGTTCCTCGGTGGATGGCAAGCGAACGGCATTTACACACAACAAAGCGGATTCCCGCTTGCAATCACAACGCAGGACACGTCGCAGGCTGGCGGTAATGTGCTGCGGCCGAATCTGACAGGACAAGACCCTCGCACACACGGCCCCATTTCGCAGCGCCTTGGCACTGCGAATCACAAGGCCAATGGTGCTTACATCAATCCGGCAGCCTTCTCTCAACCTGCGGCGTTTACGTTTGGCAACGCACCGCGAACCATCAGCAATCTCCGTGCGCCTTCTTATGAAAATGTGGACTTCTCCCTCTTCAAGAACTTCACTTTGAAGAATGAACTCAAGCTACAGATTCGAGGCGAGGCCTTTAACGCACTCAACCAAGTGGTATTCGGCTCTCCTGTGACGAATCTTTCCAACGCGCAGTTTGGCCAGATCAGTGCTCAAAGCAATACACCACGACAGTTGCAGTTTGCAGCGAAACTGCTTTTCTAG
- a CDS encoding CHRD domain-containing protein, with the protein MKKLQVLAATFAIGFASLSLHAESIKLKATLTGGEEVPARQVSGTGTLTATLDTDTNTLKYHVEYQGLTGPVVAAHFHGPAAQGVNAKPQIPVKAPFDSPVDGTASITADQAKDLLDGKWYFNLHTSANPGGEIRGQVVKAQ; encoded by the coding sequence ATGAAAAAGCTTCAGGTATTGGCAGCTACATTTGCAATCGGTTTCGCATCGCTTTCCTTGCATGCCGAGTCCATCAAGTTGAAGGCCACTCTTACCGGTGGTGAGGAAGTTCCTGCTAGGCAGGTGTCGGGAACAGGAACACTGACCGCAACGTTGGATACAGATACGAATACGTTGAAGTATCACGTGGAGTACCAGGGACTGACTGGGCCAGTCGTTGCGGCCCACTTTCACGGTCCCGCAGCTCAGGGCGTGAATGCTAAACCGCAGATTCCCGTGAAAGCACCCTTTGATAGCCCTGTCGATGGCACTGCAAGCATTACGGCGGATCAGGCGAAGGATCTGCTGGACGGGAAGTGGTATTTCAACTTGCATACTTCGGCTAACCCCGGTGGTGAGATCCGCGGGCAGGTTGTGAAGGCGCAATGA
- a CDS encoding protein-disulfide reductase DsbD N-terminal domain-containing protein, translating to MRKVLAALAVLLISTAGATAQRPGSVQWSASVKPSAHAGEYVVELHADVESGWHVYSAKQAPGGPLPLVIRVEQGAPFSLDGAITGSNPIQHHDASFNLDTEYFTGTFLLDVPVKSTTQGPGDVPLAVRFQMCSDTTCMPPRTIHLVAKVNAS from the coding sequence ATGAGAAAAGTACTTGCAGCACTCGCAGTTCTTCTAATCTCCACAGCTGGCGCTACCGCACAGCGACCAGGGAGCGTGCAGTGGAGTGCATCAGTGAAACCCTCAGCGCATGCGGGGGAATATGTTGTCGAATTGCATGCTGATGTGGAGAGCGGATGGCATGTGTACTCAGCGAAGCAGGCACCCGGCGGCCCGTTGCCGCTGGTGATCCGTGTGGAGCAGGGAGCGCCATTCTCATTGGATGGAGCGATCACAGGGAGCAATCCAATCCAGCATCATGATGCGAGTTTCAATCTTGATACCGAATACTTCACTGGAACTTTTCTTCTGGATGTTCCAGTGAAGTCCACAACGCAAGGCCCTGGAGATGTTCCTCTTGCTGTGCGGTTTCAGATGTGCAGCGATACAACATGCATGCCACCGCGAACGATTCATTTAGTGGCAAAGGTTAATGCTTCTTAG
- a CDS encoding RidA family protein translates to MSIKRYGVEGGKGQGGSHMPFARAVEANGWLFVSGQVPMVNGEVIVGNVVAQSHQAIKNMMAIVEEAGYGPEHIVRCGVWLDDARDFAAFNGVFRQYFGENPPARACVETKMVVDCKVEIDCVAYKDPAK, encoded by the coding sequence ATGAGCATCAAGCGTTACGGAGTAGAAGGCGGTAAAGGACAGGGCGGTTCGCATATGCCCTTTGCGAGAGCAGTGGAGGCAAATGGATGGCTGTTCGTCAGCGGCCAGGTTCCCATGGTGAATGGCGAAGTCATCGTTGGCAATGTCGTTGCACAGTCGCACCAGGCAATCAAGAACATGATGGCCATCGTGGAAGAAGCAGGCTACGGTCCGGAACATATCGTTCGTTGTGGCGTGTGGCTTGATGATGCGCGCGACTTCGCTGCATTCAACGGCGTCTTCCGCCAATACTTCGGCGAAAATCCCCCGGCACGTGCATGCGTGGAAACAAAGATGGTGGTGGATTGCAAGGTTGAAATCGATTGTGTTGCTTACAAGGATCCCGCTAAGTAA
- a CDS encoding N-acyl-D-amino-acid deacylase family protein, which produces MPECDLLIRGALLIDGSGSAPRESNVAVLAGRIARVDADSTWRGESTVDAKGLVLSPGFIDTHTHDDTSVIETPAMLPKLTQGVTTVVVGNCGISASPVLPANPLPDPMELLGKPAMMQYRSFPDYIDAVNAANPSVNVMALVGHTTLRANHLDRLDRAATSNEVNAMRAQLQDALQHGALGLSTGLAYLSAYSATLEEVLGVAEPLSNAGAMYATHMRSETAAILDAMEESFAVGRSSHPVPVLISHLKCAGPDNWGRTSDVLALLDKARAKQTVHCDCYPYTASSSMLDLRQVDERIEIRITWSEPHPEVSGKSLAEIAAGWNKTQLEAAKALMPAGAIYHNMSPEDVKRVLQHPAVMVGSDGLPHDPRPHPRLWGTFPRVLGYYSRQEQLFDLPTAVHKMTGLSAKTLGLRDRGLIREGFAADLVLFDPATVRDAATWTDSTQPSLGIHHVWVNGIASITNGTVTTQRGGKFLPRQSHAA; this is translated from the coding sequence ATGCCGGAATGTGATCTGCTGATCCGCGGAGCGCTTCTGATCGACGGCAGCGGTTCCGCTCCTCGTGAAAGCAATGTTGCTGTACTTGCGGGACGTATTGCACGCGTCGATGCAGACAGCACATGGCGCGGGGAAAGTACTGTCGATGCGAAAGGCCTTGTGCTGTCGCCGGGGTTCATTGACACGCACACGCACGACGACACCAGCGTCATCGAAACTCCAGCGATGCTGCCCAAATTGACACAGGGAGTCACCACGGTTGTGGTCGGCAATTGCGGCATCAGCGCATCACCTGTGCTACCCGCCAATCCCCTTCCCGATCCGATGGAGCTCTTAGGAAAGCCAGCGATGATGCAGTATCGCAGCTTCCCGGACTATATTGATGCGGTCAACGCAGCGAACCCATCCGTAAACGTCATGGCGTTAGTAGGGCACACGACACTGCGCGCGAATCATCTTGACCGTCTCGACCGCGCAGCTACAAGCAATGAAGTCAACGCGATGCGAGCACAACTGCAAGACGCACTTCAGCATGGCGCATTGGGTCTAAGCACCGGACTTGCTTATCTTTCGGCGTACTCCGCCACACTGGAAGAGGTGCTTGGCGTAGCCGAACCTCTCAGTAACGCAGGTGCCATGTACGCAACGCACATGCGCAGCGAGACCGCTGCCATTCTGGATGCAATGGAAGAGAGCTTCGCGGTGGGACGCTCGTCGCATCCCGTACCCGTGTTGATCTCGCATCTGAAATGCGCGGGCCCTGATAACTGGGGACGCACAAGTGATGTCCTTGCCCTGCTGGATAAGGCTCGCGCGAAACAAACGGTACATTGCGACTGCTATCCCTACACCGCCAGCAGCAGCATGCTTGATCTCCGCCAAGTGGATGAGCGCATCGAGATTCGCATCACGTGGAGCGAGCCGCATCCAGAGGTTTCAGGGAAGTCACTTGCAGAAATCGCGGCAGGATGGAATAAGACACAACTCGAAGCCGCGAAAGCACTGATGCCGGCCGGTGCGATTTATCACAACATGTCGCCGGAGGATGTGAAGCGCGTTCTGCAACACCCTGCGGTGATGGTCGGGAGCGATGGCCTTCCGCATGATCCACGTCCGCATCCACGCCTGTGGGGAACGTTCCCCCGAGTTCTTGGATACTACAGTCGGCAAGAGCAACTCTTCGATCTTCCGACTGCCGTACATAAGATGACTGGGCTATCGGCGAAAACGCTTGGATTGCGTGATCGCGGATTGATCCGCGAAGGTTTCGCCGCTGACCTTGTTCTCTTCGATCCGGCAACTGTGCGCGATGCAGCAACGTGGACGGATTCAACACAACCCAGCCTTGGCATTCATCACGTGTGGGTCAACGGAATAGCTTCCATCACAAACGGTACAGTCACAACACAACGCGGTGGCAAGTTCCTGCCGCGGCAATCGCATGCAGCATGA
- a CDS encoding c-type cytochrome, producing the protein MMRLRMRPWFVTGVLGLSFVAKGAITYLHAETGSFAQTTALPKPTNLRVLPKASSLPDVYTRMAQIQKDLGVDCSFCHDQDPDSKQVNYASDENPRKETARAMMRMTQDINEKYLGALGDRQYSPPITCGNCHLGQMHPPQFEGK; encoded by the coding sequence ATGATGCGATTACGCATGAGGCCGTGGTTTGTTACAGGCGTGCTGGGGCTGTCGTTTGTGGCGAAAGGGGCGATCACTTATCTCCATGCGGAGACCGGCTCATTCGCTCAAACCACAGCGCTGCCAAAGCCAACAAACCTAAGGGTGTTGCCTAAGGCCTCATCGCTTCCTGATGTCTACACACGTATGGCTCAGATTCAGAAAGACCTTGGCGTCGATTGCAGTTTCTGCCATGACCAGGATCCTGATTCCAAACAGGTCAACTATGCATCAGATGAGAACCCGAGGAAAGAGACGGCAAGGGCCATGATGCGTATGACTCAGGACATTAATGAAAAGTATCTGGGGGCACTGGGAGATCGACAATATTCGCCGCCTATTACATGCGGAAATTGCCATCTAGGGCAAATGCATCCGCCGCAATTTGAAGGGAAGTAA